Proteins encoded together in one Lathyrus oleraceus cultivar Zhongwan6 chromosome 5, CAAS_Psat_ZW6_1.0, whole genome shotgun sequence window:
- the LOC127087900 gene encoding uncharacterized protein At4g33100: MREKKGSKPSTSPCAFLRDAYHNCFHRWYTEKFVKGQYDKEECVSEWQNYRACLSEHLENKHMIRILEGENVVQDGAVASQ; this comes from the exons ATGAGAGAGAAGAAAGGCTCAAAGCCTTCAACCTCTCCCTGTGCCTTTCTCAGAGACGCATACCACAATTGCTTCCACAG GTGGTATACGGAGAAATTCGTCAAGGGTCAATATGACAAAGAAGAATGCGTTTCTGAGTGGCAAAATTACAGAGCTTGCCTTTCT GAGCATTTAGAAAATAAGCATATGATTCGTATATTGGAAGGTGAAAACGTTGTTCAAGATGGTGCTGTTGCTTCTCAGTAA